The following coding sequences are from one Macaca mulatta isolate MMU2019108-1 chromosome 7, T2T-MMU8v2.0, whole genome shotgun sequence window:
- the BTBD6 gene encoding BTB/POZ domain-containing protein 6 isoform X1, which yields MLLPLACLHGRVAQCLTSLLLLAEPLPRPRRGARARGAASTGAEAAPAAPPAKMAAELYAPASAAAADLANSNAGAAVGRKAGPRSPPSAPAPAPPPPAPAPPTLGNNHPESPGWRCCRPTLRERNALMFNNELMADVHFVVGPPGATRTVPAHKYVLAVGSSVFYAMFYGDLAEVKSEIHIPDVEPAAFLILLKYMYSDEIDLEADTVLATLYAAKKYIVPALAKACVNFLETSLEAKNACVLLSQSRLFEEPELTQRCWEVIDAQAEMALRSEGFCEIDRQTLEIIVTREALNTKEAVVFEAVLNWAEAECKRQGLPVTPRNKRHVLGRALYLVRIPTMTLEEFANGAAQSDILTLEETHSIFLWYTATNKPRLDFPLTKRKGLAPQRCHRFQSSAYRSNQWRYRGRCDSIQFAVDRRVFIAGLGLYGSSSGKAEYSVKIELKRLGVVLAQNLTKFMSDGSSNTFPVWFEHPVQVEQDTFYTASAVLDGSELSYFGQEGMTEVQCGKVAFQFQCSSDSTNGTGVQGGQIPELIFYA from the exons ATGCTGCTGCCCCTGGCCTGCCTGCATGGCCGCGTTGCTCAGTGCCTGACCTCCCTGCTTTTGCTTGCAGAGCCGCTCCCAAGGCCCCGGCGCGGTGCGAGGGCGCGGGGCGCGGCGTCCACAGGCGCCGAGgccgcccccgccgccccgcccgcGAAGATGGCGGCGGAGCTCTACGCCCCCGCCAGCGCCGCGGCCGCGGACCTCGCCAACAGCAACGCCGGTGCCGCCGTGGGCAGGAAGGCCGGGCCGCGCAGCCCGCCCAGCGCCCCCGcgcccgcgcccccgccgcccgcgcccgcgcccccCACACTCGGCAACAACCACCCGGAAAGCCCCGGCTGGCGGTGCTGCCGCCCCACGCTGCGCGAGAG GAACGCGCTCATGTTTAACAACGAGCTCATGGCCGACGTGCACTTCGTCGTGGGGCCCCCGGGGGCGACCAGGACGGTGCCCGCCCACAAG TACGTCCTGGCTGTCGGAAGCTCCGTCTTCTATGCCATGTTCTACGGGGACCTGgcggaagtcaaatctgaaattCACATTCCCGACGTGGAGCCCGCAGCCTTTCTGATCCTGTTAAA GTACATGTACAGTGATGAGATCGATCTGGAAGCTGACACGGTGCTGGCCACTCTCTACGCTGCTAAGAAGTACATCGTCCCAGCATTGGCAAAAGCTTGTGTCAACTTTCTGGAGACAAGTTTGGAAGCCAAGAACGCCTGTGTCTTGCTGTCCCAGAGCCGGCTGTTTGAGGAGCCTGAGCTGACGCAGCGCTGCTGGGAGGTCATCGATGCACAGGCCGAGATGGCCCTACGGTCCGAAGGCTTCTGTGAGATAGACCGGCAGACGCTGGAGATTATTGTCACTCGGGAGGCCCTCAACACCAAGGAGGCAGTGGTCTTCGAGGCCGTCCTGAACTGGGCCGAGGCAGAGTGCAAGAGGCAGGGGCTGCCAGTCACCCCACGAAACAAGAGGCATGTTTTGGGGCGAGCCCTCTATCTGGTCCGAATTCCAACCATGACCCTAGAGGAGTTTGCCAATGGCGCTGCCCAGTCAGACATCCTGACTCTGGAGGAGACCCACAGCATCTTCCTGTGGTACACGGCCACCAACAAGCCCCGCCTGGACTTCCCCCTGACCAAGAGGAAGGGCCTCGCCCCGCAGAGGTGCCACCGATTCCAGTCTTCTGCCTACCGCAGCAACCAGTGGCGGTACCGCGGGCGCTGTGACAGCATCCAGTTTGCAGTAGACAGAAGGGTATTTATTGCAGGGCTGGGCCTGTATGGGTCCAGCTCTGGGAAGGCTGAGTACAGCGTGAAGATTGAGCTCAAGCGGCTCggggtggttctggctcagaaCCTGACCAAGTTCATGTCAGACGGATCCAGTAACACCTTCCCGGTCTGGTTTGAACACCCAGTCCAGGTTGAACAAGACACCTTCTACACGGCCAGTGCCGTCCTGGATGGCAGCGAACTCAGCTACTTTGGGCAGGAGGGGATGACGGAAGTGCAGTGCGGAAAGGTGGCCTTCCAGTTCCAGTGCTCCTCGGATAGCACCAACGGGACTGGGGTccagggtgggcagatccctGAGCTCATCTTCTACGCCTGA
- the BTBD6 gene encoding BTB/POZ domain-containing protein 6 isoform X2, protein MAAELYAPASAAAADLANSNAGAAVGRKAGPRSPPSAPAPAPPPPAPAPPTLGNNHPESPGWRCCRPTLRERNALMFNNELMADVHFVVGPPGATRTVPAHKYVLAVGSSVFYAMFYGDLAEVKSEIHIPDVEPAAFLILLKYMYSDEIDLEADTVLATLYAAKKYIVPALAKACVNFLETSLEAKNACVLLSQSRLFEEPELTQRCWEVIDAQAEMALRSEGFCEIDRQTLEIIVTREALNTKEAVVFEAVLNWAEAECKRQGLPVTPRNKRHVLGRALYLVRIPTMTLEEFANGAAQSDILTLEETHSIFLWYTATNKPRLDFPLTKRKGLAPQRCHRFQSSAYRSNQWRYRGRCDSIQFAVDRRVFIAGLGLYGSSSGKAEYSVKIELKRLGVVLAQNLTKFMSDGSSNTFPVWFEHPVQVEQDTFYTASAVLDGSELSYFGQEGMTEVQCGKVAFQFQCSSDSTNGTGVQGGQIPELIFYA, encoded by the exons ATGGCGGCGGAGCTCTACGCCCCCGCCAGCGCCGCGGCCGCGGACCTCGCCAACAGCAACGCCGGTGCCGCCGTGGGCAGGAAGGCCGGGCCGCGCAGCCCGCCCAGCGCCCCCGcgcccgcgcccccgccgcccgcgcccgcgcccccCACACTCGGCAACAACCACCCGGAAAGCCCCGGCTGGCGGTGCTGCCGCCCCACGCTGCGCGAGAG GAACGCGCTCATGTTTAACAACGAGCTCATGGCCGACGTGCACTTCGTCGTGGGGCCCCCGGGGGCGACCAGGACGGTGCCCGCCCACAAG TACGTCCTGGCTGTCGGAAGCTCCGTCTTCTATGCCATGTTCTACGGGGACCTGgcggaagtcaaatctgaaattCACATTCCCGACGTGGAGCCCGCAGCCTTTCTGATCCTGTTAAA GTACATGTACAGTGATGAGATCGATCTGGAAGCTGACACGGTGCTGGCCACTCTCTACGCTGCTAAGAAGTACATCGTCCCAGCATTGGCAAAAGCTTGTGTCAACTTTCTGGAGACAAGTTTGGAAGCCAAGAACGCCTGTGTCTTGCTGTCCCAGAGCCGGCTGTTTGAGGAGCCTGAGCTGACGCAGCGCTGCTGGGAGGTCATCGATGCACAGGCCGAGATGGCCCTACGGTCCGAAGGCTTCTGTGAGATAGACCGGCAGACGCTGGAGATTATTGTCACTCGGGAGGCCCTCAACACCAAGGAGGCAGTGGTCTTCGAGGCCGTCCTGAACTGGGCCGAGGCAGAGTGCAAGAGGCAGGGGCTGCCAGTCACCCCACGAAACAAGAGGCATGTTTTGGGGCGAGCCCTCTATCTGGTCCGAATTCCAACCATGACCCTAGAGGAGTTTGCCAATGGCGCTGCCCAGTCAGACATCCTGACTCTGGAGGAGACCCACAGCATCTTCCTGTGGTACACGGCCACCAACAAGCCCCGCCTGGACTTCCCCCTGACCAAGAGGAAGGGCCTCGCCCCGCAGAGGTGCCACCGATTCCAGTCTTCTGCCTACCGCAGCAACCAGTGGCGGTACCGCGGGCGCTGTGACAGCATCCAGTTTGCAGTAGACAGAAGGGTATTTATTGCAGGGCTGGGCCTGTATGGGTCCAGCTCTGGGAAGGCTGAGTACAGCGTGAAGATTGAGCTCAAGCGGCTCggggtggttctggctcagaaCCTGACCAAGTTCATGTCAGACGGATCCAGTAACACCTTCCCGGTCTGGTTTGAACACCCAGTCCAGGTTGAACAAGACACCTTCTACACGGCCAGTGCCGTCCTGGATGGCAGCGAACTCAGCTACTTTGGGCAGGAGGGGATGACGGAAGTGCAGTGCGGAAAGGTGGCCTTCCAGTTCCAGTGCTCCTCGGATAGCACCAACGGGACTGGGGTccagggtgggcagatccctGAGCTCATCTTCTACGCCTGA